In the genome of Leptolyngbya sp. FACHB-261, the window CCGCGACTCCTACCTCTGTCCAAATTGGGGCATGGTTGGGCATGTAATGACGAAATAGCTTGACCATCACCTCATTAACTTCTGGGGGCAACCCACCAACATGGTAAGAATTGACATGGACAACATGCTCCCAGTCCGCCCCGGCAGTTGCCAAGGTTCGCTCTATGTTCCGAAACGCTTGAGCGATCTCGTCCGCAAGCAATTCGGGAATTTGCAGATTGTCGTCCCACCCGCCTTGGCCTGATGTCTCCACTCGATTGCCAATTTTTACCGCTTGCGAGAAATGCAATTTATTCAGCATGTATTCGCCATAACCGGGGGTGACAAAAAACTCGGGCTTATTCATGGTGTTTCTCCATTCAGTACGATTGTCGATAGTGGCTTCTAAATCCTTAGTTTTGACACTAGAGGGAACTCACACTATGGCGAGTACTGCTGCCGCAATATCCACTTTGTATTCAAGCTATCTGCCCTAGTGCCCCAATGCGTCTAGAAAACGCAGCAGATCTCCCCCGGCTTTGGAGGCTGCCCATGTACGGGTTGTCCGCAGACACTGAGGACCAGCACCATTGCCCCAATCATTAGCAAGCTTCGGACGTGAGCAGGGTTCTCCTCCTAGCGGAGGCTGTTGGACCCGCGTCGTGCGTGGGTAGGTCAAGATCTCGTGGGTGATTAGAAGAAACGTGAGACATGTTGATTTGCTCCTTTAATCTGGTTGCTGATAGTTCAGCCCATGCCAGCGAGCACCATTATCGGGATCGTGGGCAGGTTGAAGACGACATGAACGACGACAGCGGGCCAGACCGAGCCACTGCGGCGCAGCAGCTCGGCCCCGACAAGACCCATTACCACGGCTGCGGGAAATACGATGTTGATGCCGTGACCGAGGGCGAAGATCAACATGCTGCCCACGACCCCGTTATAAGAAATCGCTTTCTCGTTAGATCAACGTCGGACAACACCTCGTCGGCGGTTGACTTTGCACCAAATTTTTCAGGCAGGTCGTATCTTTCCGCTAATTGTGAGTGAAAGAGTGTTGAAATCTTTACCTCTCAGTCGAGGCGATCATCGGCATTTCTCAGAACAAAGTCCGTCGACAAGCCGCCGCCGCAGCCGAGTCTAATGGTCAATTCACTAATCCCCTCGCTGATCGCCATTCCTCCACCGGTCAGCTCCAAGATCAACCGGTTAAGGCCAGGAGTTCGCAAAAGCTCCACGATGGTCGTAGCGACATCGTCGCGGGCGACTTCGGTGTGAACCTTAGCAAGGCC includes:
- a CDS encoding RidA family protein, giving the protein MNKPEFFVTPGYGEYMLNKLHFSQAVKIGNRVETSGQGGWDDNLQIPELLADEIAQAFRNIERTLATAGADWEHVVHVNSYHVGGLPPEVNEVMVKLFRHYMPNHAPIWTEVGVAALALPKMRIEIRVTAIVP
- a CDS encoding type II CAAX prenyl endopeptidase Rce1 family protein; its protein translation is MGSMLIFALGHGINIVFPAAVVMGLVGAELLRRSGSVWPAVVVHVVFNLPTIPIMVLAGMG